In the genome of Gadus morhua chromosome 12, gadMor3.0, whole genome shotgun sequence, one region contains:
- the cimap1d gene encoding outer dense fiber protein 3-like protein 2b — protein sequence MGDVEKKRPAIAGRERGPGPGRYSLPSTIGFIGHDFTKPTSPACSFHGRMSNNMYSVDSSPGPRYYVDAKITRFGRDGNPAYSILGRVKAQRTIFQTPGPGAYSPETPTYNTKRKPPSYTMGSRTQYRALDAVPAPNKYSLPSLLGPQVPNKAASASYTMSGFYKTGSPSEDLSKTPGPCKYNCTDPSVYLRRQPAFSMLGRHGLPRDATKKPGPGTHNPEKVTINKPRAPAYSLGTRHSEFVTPLVVQLAD from the exons ATGGGTGACGTGGAGAAAAAAAGACCAGCCATCGCAGGCAGAGAAAGAG GACCAGGACCTGGACGTTACTCACTGCCTTCTACCATCGGCTTCATTGGCCACGACTTCACAAAACCCACCAGCCCTGCTTGCTCCTTCCACGGACGCATGAGCAACAACA TGTACTCTGTAGACTCCAGCCCTGGGCCTAGATACTATGTTGATGCTAAAATCACTCGCTTTGGAAGAGATGGAAACCCTGCATACTCAATCTTGGGTAGAGTGAAAGCACAAA GAACGATCTTCCAGACACCTGGACCCGGAGCTTACAGCCCCGAGACCCCTACCTACAACACCAAACGCAAGCCCCCCTCCTACACCATGGGCTCCCGAACACAGTACCGGGCCTTGGACGCTGTGCCCGCACCAAATAAGTACTCCCTGCCATCACTATTGGGGCCCCAGGTTCCCAACAAGGCAGCCAGCGCGAGCTACACCATGTCTGGCTTCTACAAGACTGGGAGCCCGTCCGAAGATCTATCCAAGACCCCTGGGCCGTGCAAATACAACTGCACAGACCCCAGTGTGTATCTGCGCAGACAGCCAGCCTTCTCCATGCTGGGGCGCCACGGCCTACCCAGGGACGCCACTAAGAAGCCGGGCCCGGGGACCCACAACCCTGAGAAGGTGACCATCAACAAACCCCGGGCGCCGGCCTACTCACTGGGCACAAGACACTCAGAGTTTGTGACCCCTTTGGTAGTTCAATTGGCGGACTGA
- the cks2 gene encoding cyclin-dependent kinases regulatory subunit 2, whose translation MSKKQIFYSDKYTDEEFEYRHVMLPKQLSKLVPTSHLMTEDEWRGLGVQQSQGWIHYMIHKPEPHILLFRRALPLE comes from the exons ATGTCGAAAAAGCAGATTTTCTACTCCGACAAATACACCGACGAGGAGTTTGAGTACAG GCATGTGATGCTTCCCAAGCAACTGTCCAAACTGGTGCCCACGTCACACCTGATGACGGAGGACGAGTGGAGGGGCCTGGGCGTCCAACAGAGTCAAGGGTGGATCCACTACATGATCCACAAACCAG AGCCACACATTCTACTGTTCAGACGGGCTCTTCCACTGGAATGA